One region of Populus trichocarpa isolate Nisqually-1 chromosome 4, P.trichocarpa_v4.1, whole genome shotgun sequence genomic DNA includes:
- the LOC7487382 gene encoding U-box domain-containing protein 4: MNSPPSSCSSALTHSTSSSNTDTPPSPSAAVCRALLLIQSDDLSLKIEAAKEIRRLTKTSQRCRRQLADAVKPLVCMLRVGDDDSVENESALLALLNLAVKDEKNKISIVEAGALESIISFLQSQNSILQEYATASLLTLSASTINKPVISACGAIPLLVEILRNGITQAKVDAVMALSNLSTHSDNLDIILKTNPIPSIVSLLKTCKKSSKTAEKCCALIESLVGFDEGRIALTSEEGGILAVIEVLENGSLQSREHAVGALLTLCQSDRCKYREPILREGVIPGLLELTVQGTPKSQSKAQTLLRLLRDTPYPRSELQPDTLENIVCNIISQIDGDEQSGKAKKMLAEMVQVSMEQSLRHLQQRALVCTPTPNDLPISSCTSEVSSK, from the exons ATGAACTCCCCCCCCTCCTCCTGCTCCTCCGCACTCACTCACTCCACCTCTTCTTCCAACACCGACACGCCACCCTCCCCCTCCGCCGCAGTCTGCCGTGCGCTACTATTAATCCAATCTGATGATTTGAGTTTGAAAATAGAAGCGGCGAAGGAGATAAGAAGGTTAACCAAAACTTCTCAGAGGTGCAGGAGGCAGTTAGCTGATGCTGTTAAGCCACTGGTTTGTATGTTACGAGTTGGTGATGATGACTCCGTTGAGAACGAGTCGGCTCTCTTGGCTTTGCTTAATCTTGCTGTTAAAGATGAGAA GAACAAAATCAGCATTGTGGAAGCTGGAGCTTTAGAATCCATAATTAGCTTCCTTCAGTCACAAAATTCAATCTTGCAGGAGTATGCAACTGCATCTCTTCTCACTCTATCTGCCTCTACCATTAACAAGCCAGTTATAAGTGCTTGTGGTGCCATTCCTCTCCTTGTTGAAATCCTCAGAAATGGCATCACACAAGCCAAAGTGGATGCTGTAATGGCTCTTTCAAATCTTTCAACACACTCCGATAATCTTGACATAATTCTCAAAACAAATCCAATCCCTTCCATAGTTAGTTTACTAAAAACCtgtaaaaaatcttcaaaaacagCAGAAAAATGCTGTGCTCTCATAGAATCTTTAGTTGGTTTTGACGAAGGTAGAATTGCATTAACATCTGAAGAAGGTGGAATCCTAGCTGTTATTGAAGTGCTTGAAAATGGCTCTCTCCAAAGTCGAGAGCATGCAGTTGGGGCATTGCTAACCTTGTGTCAGAGTGATCGTTGTAAATATAGAGAACCAATTCTCAGAGAAGGTGTGATCCCTGGACTACTTGAGCTTACTGTTCAAGGAACACCCAAGTCTCAGTCAAAAGCTCAAACACTGTTACGCTTGCTGAGAGACACTCCATACCCAAGATCTGAACTTCAACCAGACACATTAGAGAACATTGTGTGCAACATCATCTCCCAGATAGATGGAGATGAACAATCTGGTAAAGCAAAGAAGATGCTTGCTGAGATGGTGCAAGTTAGCATGGAACAGAGCTTGAGACATCTACAACAAAGGGCTTTGGTATGTACACCTACGCCAAATGACCTTCCTATCAGTAGTTGCACTTCTGAAGTATCTTCAAAATGA